The Cucumis melo cultivar AY chromosome 6, USDA_Cmelo_AY_1.0, whole genome shotgun sequence genome includes a region encoding these proteins:
- the LOC103490887 gene encoding chaperone protein dnaJ 13 encodes MEEEEKAGPPNKDLYALLHISPEASDEEIRKAYRQWAQVYHPDKYQSPHMKDIATENFQRICEAYEILTDENKRQIYDIYGMEGLTSGLELGPKLNKADEIKEELERLRKRKEQEKISAHFRPSGTILANLSLPHFLEGDGIMRGMAMTSEVQSQISKSNTVGVGGNLAVTGNVGGGAASALFRHQFSSVSSVEFMASTGLRSLIGMQASRHLTLHSTATMGISMSLKDGSLNLSNSWTRQLSETANGNIQLILGPESSVAVGWQKKEEKSSVAGEVKFSTSSFGASAHYTHRFSSKSHGRIAGRVGSTMLELELGGGRKISKFSTVRMLYSIGIQGIFWKFELHRGGQKLIIPILISRHLNPLFAAGAFIFPTSAYFLLKKFLVKPYYQRREKQKALENMQKTSAQVREARAAAEKAQQLLQNVANRKRNRQSEIGGLVITKAIYGNQKDLKKRDELKEPNDESSLSIIDVTLPLNFLVNDSGQLKLHEGVKKSGIMGFCDPCPGEPKQLYVEYNFGGQTYEVVVDDYEELLIPRPFQ; translated from the exons atggaggaagaagagaaagctGGGCCTCCCAATAAGGATTTGTATGCTCTACTCCACATTTCACCCGAAGCATCCGACGAAGAAATCCGAAAAGCTTACCGCCAATGGGCTCAAGTCTATCATCCTGATAAATATCAATCTCCCCAT ATGAAAGATATCGCTACAGAGAACTTTCAACGAATCTGCGAAGCATACGAAATCTTAACAGATGAGAATAAAAGACAGATATATGACATCTATGGGATGGAAGGATTAACTTCTGGTCTGGAACTAGGTCCAAAGTTGAATAAAGCAGATGAGATAAAGGAAGAACTTGAAAGGTTGCGGAAAAGGAAGGAACAAGAAAAAATTTCAGCACATTTCAGACCTTCTGGTACCATACTGGCTAATCTGTCTTTGCCACATTTTTTGGAGGGCGACGGCATCATGAGAGG AATGGCCATGACAAGTGAAGTCCAgtctcaaatttcaaaaagtaaTACTGTTGGAGTAGGAGGAAATTTGGCAGTGACTGGGAATGTCGGTGGTGGGGCTGCTTCTGCATTGTTTCGTCATCAATTTTCTTCAGTTTCTTCTGTAGAATTTATGGCTTCAACTGGTTTAAGATCACTTATTGGGATGCAAGCATCTCG TCATCTTACATTGCACTCAACGGCAACAATGGGTATTTCAATGTCATTGAAAGATGGATCATTGAATCTGTCCAATTCTTGGACTCGCCAACTTTCTGAAACAGCAAATGGAAAT ATACAACTTATTTTAGGCCCAGAGTCATCTGTTGCAGTTGGATGgcagaagaaagaagagaaaagttCTGTTGCAGGAGAGGTGAAG TTTAGTACAAGTTCATTTGGGGCATCTGCTCATTATACTCATCGCTTCTCTTCAAAGTCTCATGGCCGAATTGCTGGGAGAGTTGGAAG CACCATGCTTGAGCTTGAACTTGGTGGTGGGAGGAAAATATCCAAATTCAGTACTGTTCGGATGTTGTATTCAATTGGCATTCAG GGCATCTTTTGGAAGTTTGAGTTGCATCGTGGAGGCCAAAAATTGATCATTCCA ATTCTGATTTCCAGGCATTTGAACCCCTTATTTGCAGCTGGAGCATTCATTTTTCCCACTTCAGCATACTTTCTGCTCAAG AAATTTTTGGTAAAACCTTACTATCAGAGAAGGGAAAAACAAAAGGCTTTAGAGAACATGCAAAAAACTTCCGCTCAG GTACGAGAAGCAAGAGCCGCTGCTGAGAAAGCTCAACAGCTACTGCAAAATGTAGCCAACAGGAAAAGAAACAGGCAATCTGAAATTGGTGGACTCGTTATTACTAAAGCAATTTATGGAAATCAGAAGGATTTGAAGAAAAGGGACGAATTAAAGGAACCAAATGACGAGTCGTCCCTAAGCATTATAGATGTGACTTTACCGCTAAACTTTTTGGTTAATGATTCTGGGCAGCTAAAG CTCCATGAAGGGGTAAAGAAGTCAGGCATCATGGGCTTTTGCGATCCATGCCCTGGAGAACCAAAACAGTTGTATGTTGAGTATAACTTTGGTGGCCAGACATATGAG GTGGTTGTGGATGATTATGAGGAGTTGCTAATACCAAGGCCATTTCAGTGA
- the LOC103490888 gene encoding probable aspartyl protease At4g16563 produces MAVSPVFIFLLCFLLSSPVFSSQIFLLPLSHSLSSSISDFNSTHNLLKSTATRSSARFHRHRHNHLSLPLSPGGDYTLSFNLGSESHKISLYMDTGSDLVWFPCSPFECILCEGKPKIQSPLPKISNNKSVSCSAAACSAAHGGSLSASHLCAISRCPLESIEISECSSFSCPPFYYAYGDGSLVARLYRDSLSLPTPAPSPPINVRNFTFGCAHTTLGEPVGVAGFGRGVLSMPSQLATFSPQLGNRFSYCLVSHSFAADRVRRPSPLILGRYHTGETEFIYTSLLENPKHPYFYSVGLAGISVGNVRIPAPEFLRKVDESGSGGVVVDSGTTFTMLPSGLYESVVAEFENRTGKVANRARRIEENTGLSPCYYYENSVGVPRVVLHFVGEKSSVVLPRKNYFYEFLDGGDGVVEVGRKRKVGCLMLMNGGDEAELAGGPGATLGNYQQQGFEVVYDLEKNRVGFARRQCSTLWDNLNRS; encoded by the coding sequence ATGGCGGTTTCCCCTGTTTTCATCTTCCTCCTCTGTTTTCTCCTCTCCTCCCCTGTTTTCTCCTCACAAATTTTCCTTCTACCTCTCTCCCATTCCTTATCATCCTCAATCTCCGATTTCAACAGCACCCACAATCTTCTCAAATCCACCGCCACCCGCTCCTCCGCCCGATTCCACCGCCACCGCCATAACCACCTCTCTCTGCCCCTATCCCCCGGCGGCGATTACACTCTCTCCTTCAACCTCGGCTCTGAGTCTCACAAAATTTCCCTCTATATGGACACCGGCAGCGACCTCGTTTGGTTCCCCTGTTCCCCGTTTGAGTGTATTCTTTGTGAAGGTAAACCAAAAATTCAATCCCCTTTGCCCAAAATCTCAAATAACAAATCAGTTTCCTGCAGCGCCGCCGCCTGCTCCGCCGCTCATGGTGGCTCCCTCTCCGCTTCCCACCTCTGTGCAATTTCTCGATGTCCACTTGAATCCATTGAAATTTCTGAGTGCTCCTCTTTTTCCTGTCCTCCGTTTTATTACGCTTACGGCGATGGGAGTTTAGTTGCTCGGCTTTATAGAGATAGCCTCAGTTTGCCAACGCCAGCGCCATCTCCGCCGATTAATGTTCGGAATTTTACTTTTGGATGTGCCCACACGACGCTTGGCGAACCGGTTGGGGTTGCCGGATTCGGCCGTGGGGTGTTGTCGATGCCCAGTCAACTCGCGACTTTCTCACCTCAACTCGGGAACCGGTTTTCTTATTGTTTGGTTTCTCACTCGTTTGCGGCGGACCGAGTTCGCCGCCCGAGTCCACTGATTCTCGGGCGGTACCACACCGGGGAGACGGAGTTCATTTACACTTCCTTGCTTGAGAATCCAAAACACCCTTATTTTTACTCAGTTGGATTGGCCGGAATATCAGTTGGGAATGTGAGGATTCCAGCGCCGGAGTTCTTGAGAAAAGTTGATGAGAGTGGTAGTGGCGGCGTTGTGGTGGATTCCGGCACTACTTTTACTATGCTCCCGTCAGGTTTGTATGAATCGGTGGTGGCCGAGTTCGAAAACCGTACCGGAAAGGTTGCAAACCGGGCGAGACGGATCGAAGAAAACACCGGGTTGAGCCCTTGCTATTACTACGAGAACTCAGTTGGCGTGCCACGTGTCGTGCTACATTTTGTTGGGGAGAAATCCAGTGTGGTGCTTCCTAGGAAGAACTATTTCTATGAGTTTTTGGACGGTGGAGATGGGGTGGTGGAGGTGGGGAGGAAGAGAAAAGTTGGGTGTTTGATGCTAATGAACGGTGGAGATGAGGCTGAGCTGGCAGGTGGGCCTGGTGCCACGCTTGGGAACTACCAACAACAAGGTTTTGAGGTGGTTTATGATTTGGAAAAGAACCGGGTTGGATTCGCTCGGCGGCAATGCTCCACTCTTTGGGACAATTTGAACCGGAGTTAG